Proteins found in one Thalassomonas actiniarum genomic segment:
- the groL gene encoding chaperonin GroEL (60 kDa chaperone family; promotes refolding of misfolded polypeptides especially under stressful conditions; forms two stacked rings of heptamers to form a barrel-shaped 14mer; ends can be capped by GroES; misfolded proteins enter the barrel where they are refolded when GroES binds), whose amino-acid sequence MAAKDVLFGNDARVKMLNGVNILADAVKVTLGPKGRNVVLDKSFGGPAITKDGVSVAKEIELEDKFENMGAQMVKEVASKANDEAGDGTTTATVLAQAIVNEGLKSIAAGMNPMDLKRGIDKAVLAAVEELKGLSQECADTKAIEQVGTISANSDTSVGEIIATAMDKVGTEGVITVEEGQALTDELDVVEGMQFDRGYLSPYFINNQESGSVELENPFILLVDKKVSNIRELLTTLEGVAKAGKPLLIIAEDVEGEALATLVVNNMRGIVKVAAVKAPGFGDRRKAMLQDIAILTAGTVISEEIGMELEKATLEDLGQAKRVVISKDNTTIIDGIGEEADIQNRVAQIRGQIEESSSDYDKEKLQERLAKLAGGVAVIKIGAATEIEMKEKKARVEDALHATRAAVEEGVVAGGGVALVRAADKIKSLEGSNEDQTHGINVAIRAMEAPLRQIVNNCGDEASVVLNEVRSGEGNFGYNAGNSTYGDMLEMGILDPTKVTRSALQFAASVAGLMLTTEAMVTDAPVKDAPAPAMPDMGGMGGMGGMGGMM is encoded by the coding sequence ATGGCTGCAAAAGACGTTTTATTTGGAAATGACGCACGCGTAAAAATGCTAAACGGCGTAAATATTTTAGCCGACGCGGTAAAAGTGACTTTAGGCCCTAAAGGCCGCAATGTAGTTTTAGACAAGAGCTTTGGTGGTCCTGCCATCACTAAAGACGGTGTTTCCGTGGCAAAAGAAATCGAATTAGAAGATAAATTCGAAAACATGGGCGCACAAATGGTGAAAGAAGTTGCTTCTAAAGCCAATGACGAAGCGGGTGACGGTACTACTACTGCAACCGTATTAGCCCAGGCGATTGTTAACGAAGGCTTAAAGTCTATTGCCGCCGGCATGAACCCTATGGACTTAAAACGTGGTATCGACAAAGCCGTTTTAGCTGCCGTTGAAGAGCTTAAAGGCCTTTCTCAAGAATGTGCCGACACTAAAGCCATCGAGCAGGTAGGTACCATTTCTGCCAACTCTGATACTTCAGTGGGTGAAATCATCGCCACTGCCATGGATAAAGTAGGCACAGAAGGTGTTATTACCGTTGAAGAAGGCCAGGCATTAACAGATGAGCTGGACGTGGTTGAAGGTATGCAGTTCGACCGCGGTTACCTGTCTCCTTACTTCATTAACAACCAGGAAAGCGGTTCTGTAGAACTGGAAAATCCTTTCATCTTATTGGTTGATAAGAAAGTTTCTAACATTCGCGAATTACTGACGACTTTAGAAGGTGTTGCCAAAGCCGGTAAGCCGCTGCTTATCATTGCCGAAGATGTTGAAGGCGAAGCTTTAGCGACATTAGTTGTTAACAATATGCGCGGTATCGTAAAAGTTGCTGCCGTTAAAGCGCCAGGTTTCGGTGACCGTCGCAAAGCCATGTTACAAGATATCGCTATCTTAACGGCCGGTACCGTGATTTCTGAAGAAATCGGTATGGAGCTGGAAAAAGCGACTTTAGAAGATTTAGGTCAGGCGAAACGTGTTGTTATCTCTAAAGACAACACCACGATTATCGACGGTATCGGTGAAGAAGCCGACATCCAAAACCGTGTTGCACAAATTCGCGGCCAGATTGAAGAGTCTTCTTCAGACTACGACAAAGAAAAACTGCAAGAGCGTTTAGCCAAATTAGCCGGTGGTGTTGCGGTAATCAAGATCGGTGCTGCTACCGAAATTGAAATGAAAGAGAAAAAAGCCCGCGTAGAAGATGCCTTACATGCAACCCGCGCCGCGGTTGAAGAAGGTGTGGTTGCCGGTGGTGGTGTTGCCCTGGTACGCGCCGCTGACAAGATCAAATCACTTGAAGGCAGCAACGAAGACCAGACGCACGGTATCAATGTAGCTATTCGCGCCATGGAAGCTCCGCTTCGTCAAATCGTCAACAACTGTGGTGATGAAGCTTCTGTAGTACTGAATGAAGTACGCAGCGGCGAAGGTAACTTCGGTTACAACGCAGGTAACAGCACTTACGGTGATATGTTGGAAATGGGTATCCTGGATCCGACTAAAGTAACCCGTAGCGCATTACAGTTCGCAGCTTCTGTTGCCGGTTTAATGTTAACCACAGAAGCCATGGTAACCGATGCACCGGTTAAAGATGCGCCAGCGCCAGCTATGCCTGATATGGGCGGCATGGGCGGTATGGGTGGCATGGGCGGCATGATGTAA
- a CDS encoding co-chaperone GroES produces MSIRPLHDRVIVKRKEVESKSAGGIVLTGSAAEKSTRGEVVAVGNGRILENGEVRALDVKVGDQVIFNEGYGVKTEKIDGDEVLILSESDILAIVE; encoded by the coding sequence ATGAGCATTCGTCCATTACATGATCGCGTAATTGTAAAACGTAAAGAAGTAGAGTCTAAGTCTGCTGGCGGCATTGTTTTAACGGGTAGCGCTGCTGAAAAATCGACTCGTGGTGAAGTTGTTGCGGTAGGTAACGGCCGTATTTTAGAAAACGGTGAAGTACGCGCATTAGACGTAAAAGTTGGCGACCAGGTGATCTTCAATGAAGGTTACGGCGTAAAAACAGAAAAAATTGATGGCGACGAAGTACTGATCCTGAGTGAATCAGACATTCTGGCGATTGTCGAGTAA
- a CDS encoding ABC transporter permease has translation MLNNYIKTALRSINKNKQHFFLNLIGFSIGIAAAILMALFAQHELSYDKHQPDSERVYLAHTDYTSAGLQVIASSGYSHAEKLTSHSQVEEIFRLAEAGMLTERVHELVQLGDNYYRLNNFYAVTNNILNFIHLETVAGDIEQALSQPNQLVLSEREANRIFGESQVVGQSLNFDQGQYRIGAVFKDLPENTHVKFDSLIQMPVKFSQNGYGFAYFKLVKNTDIASFEQQFTELLHESWGENASPAITMKLINMQDMHLEGQGPLFMKKAGSSSILQICIGLSLILVLVASINFINLNIAQSAKRAKEVGVRKALGASKGQIIAQFLTESLLVVTFASLLAFTLVEFALPHFNQMMDRQLSLQYGSEFMLMTVMVIFSVGLLSGFYPALFIASFSAKRVLSGDLVRGGTAIFVRKLTLCLQGVLSIGLIIAAISFYQQINLINSLAVGYAKSSRLVVKELPTQALYKKDNNSLLTAIRNVPGVEQVTITNTDLTNDMEYNFDFTWPNGEKIDSYQPTVGTGYYAAQTLGLTLIAGRDFSPEFSGDWYTRNDENNPTVGVLVSRRMVELAGYQTPESAIGLLLIEPRFKVTAKVVGVVEDVKIGSARQQALPVSFNLGFNSNATGHLVIKTNTADMAQLSREIQQIVRQELHLSDVQISLIAQDYADAHQNEHRALDMVSIFSLLAIFLTCLGTFGLASFATIRRQKEVAVRKVLGASRLSIVNLLAKEFLFLVALSIIIAFPLSYWLVGDWLANFNDRIEQMLWVYLLAAGIIAMITWLTVAVLGFKSASARPSLILRYE, from the coding sequence ATGCTTAATAATTATATCAAAACAGCACTTCGGTCGATAAATAAGAATAAGCAACATTTTTTTCTTAATCTTATTGGTTTTAGCATAGGTATAGCGGCAGCCATCTTAATGGCGTTATTTGCTCAACACGAATTGTCATATGATAAACATCAGCCGGACAGCGAACGGGTCTACCTTGCCCATACCGACTATACGTCCGCGGGTTTACAGGTTATTGCAAGCTCTGGATACAGCCATGCGGAAAAATTAACAAGCCATAGTCAGGTAGAAGAGATATTCAGGTTAGCTGAGGCTGGCATGCTTACTGAAAGAGTACATGAACTTGTTCAGCTTGGTGACAATTATTACCGGCTAAACAATTTTTATGCGGTAACGAATAATATCTTAAATTTTATCCATTTAGAAACGGTGGCAGGAGATATTGAACAGGCATTAAGCCAACCTAATCAATTGGTGTTAAGTGAGCGGGAAGCTAATCGAATCTTTGGAGAGTCTCAAGTTGTCGGTCAAAGCTTGAACTTTGATCAGGGCCAATACCGTATCGGCGCAGTCTTTAAAGACTTACCGGAGAATACCCATGTTAAGTTTGACAGTTTAATTCAAATGCCGGTGAAGTTTAGCCAAAATGGTTATGGTTTCGCCTATTTCAAACTGGTAAAAAATACCGATATAGCAAGTTTTGAGCAACAATTTACCGAGTTATTGCACGAATCTTGGGGCGAAAACGCAAGTCCTGCCATTACTATGAAGTTAATCAATATGCAGGATATGCACTTAGAAGGCCAAGGACCTCTTTTTATGAAAAAAGCCGGTTCATCGTCAATCTTGCAAATTTGCATTGGTTTAAGCCTGATTTTGGTATTAGTTGCCAGCATTAATTTTATCAACCTTAATATTGCTCAATCGGCAAAGCGTGCAAAAGAAGTAGGCGTCCGTAAAGCCTTAGGTGCAAGCAAAGGACAAATCATTGCTCAATTTTTAACGGAATCTCTTTTGGTGGTGACTTTTGCCAGCTTATTGGCATTTACCCTGGTGGAGTTTGCATTACCACATTTTAATCAAATGATGGACAGGCAACTGAGTTTACAATACGGCTCAGAATTTATGCTGATGACGGTCATGGTCATTTTTTCTGTGGGCTTACTTTCAGGGTTCTATCCCGCGTTATTTATTGCCTCCTTTAGTGCCAAACGCGTACTTAGCGGTGACTTGGTTCGTGGCGGCACGGCTATCTTTGTCCGGAAATTAACCTTGTGCCTGCAGGGAGTGTTATCTATCGGTTTGATTATTGCGGCGATTTCTTTTTATCAGCAAATTAATCTGATAAATAGTCTGGCGGTTGGCTATGCCAAATCATCAAGATTGGTGGTGAAAGAGCTGCCAACGCAAGCCCTGTATAAAAAAGATAACAATAGTTTATTGACGGCAATTAGAAATGTACCCGGGGTTGAACAGGTCACGATTACCAATACCGACCTGACCAATGACATGGAATATAACTTTGATTTTACCTGGCCCAACGGTGAAAAAATAGATAGCTATCAGCCAACGGTAGGCACAGGTTATTATGCCGCACAAACGCTGGGATTAACCTTAATTGCAGGCAGAGACTTTTCACCCGAGTTTAGCGGCGACTGGTATACTCGAAATGATGAAAATAATCCAACCGTTGGTGTTTTGGTCAGTCGCCGTATGGTTGAACTGGCGGGTTATCAAACACCGGAATCGGCTATTGGGCTTTTGCTAATAGAGCCCAGGTTTAAAGTGACGGCTAAAGTAGTGGGTGTCGTTGAAGATGTTAAAATCGGCTCAGCCAGACAACAAGCATTGCCGGTATCATTTAATCTGGGATTTAACAGCAATGCCACAGGTCATCTGGTTATTAAGACAAATACTGCTGATATGGCACAGTTAAGCCGCGAAATTCAGCAAATTGTGCGCCAGGAATTGCATTTAAGTGATGTGCAAATCAGCTTGATCGCACAAGACTATGCTGATGCACACCAAAACGAACACCGAGCGTTAGACATGGTGTCTATTTTTAGCCTGCTTGCTATTTTTCTCACCTGTTTAGGGACTTTTGGTTTGGCATCTTTTGCCACCATAAGACGTCAAAAAGAAGTGGCCGTGAGAAAAGTGCTCGGCGCATCGCGTCTCAGTATTGTCAACCTGCTCGCTAAAGAGTTTTTATTCCTGGTAGCGTTAAGCATTATTATTGCTTTCCCATTGAGTTATTGGCTGGTCGGTGACTGGTTAGCTAACTTTAATGACCGCATCGAACAAATGCTTTGGGTGTATTTACTGGCTGCGGGCATTATCGCGATGATCACTTGGCTTACCGTTGCGGTTCTGGGCTTTAAATCGGCGAGTGCCAGACCTTCGTTAATATTGCGGTATGAATAA
- a CDS encoding winged helix-turn-helix domain-containing protein produces the protein MSAQYWVGDFFIDLTRNQITQKTQSQTIPPKALAVLTYLAKNANKVVSHDELLSEVWPDTVVTPNTLQRSIARLRKALGEDSQSYIKTHAKQGYSLEVEVRWQALTDTESQMTQGTLSAEVTAKDDVLKEQAVVPPQIERADLAKSSRSVLTLNSPLIGIVILGIIAMVSFIGVNYLTPAQGTKLAFTELRSLTTTDHSESNGNYTPDGQYIVFNRFPKDLCVNNLWAKNVNTQEEFQLTKNLGSFGEHSFSKDGKELVIIEKEDCNKPITQKQCYKLSNLDFHKALETPQTPGVLMECKNSTISNPKWLNNSNVAFLQEFSSRRQLTSYSIADSKSIVIYKLDEGNINDFDYSSKEDLIALTSTHSDGQKYIEILKPDGKLLSSYQIKYPKEIADLRDIYPNFMPQTGQLIFSTGRQFFTLSYQGNITNISLPLDEPMGSPLFHPDGNRMLMTKAIFDTDIAKLPLSQFADAQAEHRQKQNEAINNYSVLQRSIRVEQHGIFQPNGRLVAFRSRRSGQEQLWITDGLNPQQLTNFPLDTRIGGMNWAMDGASILVNANRKLTQVFLEPSDKPISIPLVHSVERLFQWDSEANTALMNVRIKGIIRLVEFNLNSSELRVIHNNPVKWALKTEDGRLIYTDHMDRFWQSGPAEYQLIDALENQGSDKPFLVKNNVIYGISDELQLWSYDLNENVFKLLGKTLDDYDYLTDINQTDILLTVMITGKKEVAELILSE, from the coding sequence ATGTCAGCACAGTATTGGGTAGGTGATTTTTTTATTGATTTAACCCGTAATCAAATAACCCAGAAAACGCAATCTCAAACGATTCCACCAAAAGCTTTAGCGGTGTTAACTTACCTTGCCAAAAACGCCAATAAAGTCGTGAGTCATGATGAGTTACTATCAGAAGTGTGGCCTGACACTGTTGTTACACCAAATACCTTACAAAGAAGCATCGCCCGGTTAAGAAAAGCGCTCGGTGAAGACAGCCAGTCCTACATTAAGACCCATGCTAAGCAGGGTTATAGTCTGGAAGTTGAAGTTCGGTGGCAGGCATTAACTGATACCGAATCGCAAATGACACAAGGTACGTTATCAGCTGAGGTTACAGCTAAAGATGATGTACTGAAAGAGCAGGCGGTTGTCCCACCTCAAATTGAGAGAGCCGACCTGGCAAAGTCATCCCGATCGGTTTTAACGCTGAACTCTCCCCTTATTGGGATAGTTATTCTGGGAATTATCGCAATGGTGAGTTTTATCGGGGTTAACTACCTGACACCAGCTCAAGGCACGAAATTAGCCTTTACGGAATTGCGTTCACTGACCACCACTGACCACTCAGAGAGCAACGGCAATTATACACCCGACGGTCAGTACATTGTTTTCAATCGCTTTCCTAAAGATTTGTGTGTTAATAATCTCTGGGCCAAAAACGTTAACACCCAGGAAGAATTTCAACTGACAAAAAACTTGGGTTCTTTCGGTGAACATAGTTTTTCTAAAGACGGTAAAGAGCTGGTCATTATCGAAAAGGAGGACTGCAATAAACCTATCACTCAGAAGCAATGTTATAAATTATCGAACCTGGATTTTCACAAAGCGCTTGAAACGCCGCAAACGCCGGGTGTGCTGATGGAGTGTAAAAATTCAACCATTAGCAATCCTAAATGGTTGAATAATAGCAATGTTGCTTTCTTACAGGAGTTTTCAAGTCGTAGGCAACTGACCAGCTATTCGATTGCAGACAGCAAAAGCATTGTCATCTATAAACTGGACGAGGGCAACATAAACGACTTCGACTATTCATCTAAAGAAGACCTTATTGCATTAACCAGCACCCATAGCGACGGACAAAAATACATTGAAATACTCAAGCCCGACGGCAAGCTGTTATCGAGTTATCAAATTAAATACCCAAAAGAAATTGCAGACTTAAGGGACATCTACCCCAATTTTATGCCGCAAACTGGTCAACTTATTTTCAGCACGGGTCGACAGTTCTTTACCCTTTCCTATCAAGGTAATATCACGAATATCAGTCTGCCTTTAGATGAACCTATGGGGTCGCCATTATTTCATCCTGATGGCAACCGTATGCTGATGACAAAGGCAATCTTCGATACTGATATCGCGAAATTGCCTTTGTCACAATTTGCCGATGCACAAGCAGAGCATAGGCAAAAGCAAAATGAAGCAATCAACAATTACTCGGTACTGCAACGCTCGATACGAGTAGAACAACATGGTATTTTTCAACCAAATGGTCGCTTAGTGGCATTCAGGTCCAGACGTTCCGGACAAGAGCAACTATGGATAACCGATGGTCTCAACCCGCAACAACTGACAAATTTTCCGTTAGATACTCGTATTGGTGGCATGAATTGGGCCATGGATGGCGCGAGCATTTTGGTTAATGCAAATAGAAAACTGACTCAGGTATTCTTGGAGCCAAGTGACAAGCCCATCTCCATCCCCTTAGTTCACTCAGTTGAGCGACTGTTCCAGTGGGATAGTGAAGCCAATACCGCGTTAATGAATGTGCGTATCAAGGGGATAATAAGACTTGTCGAATTCAACCTGAACAGTTCAGAGCTTAGGGTAATACATAATAACCCAGTCAAGTGGGCACTCAAAACTGAAGACGGTCGATTAATTTACACCGATCATATGGACCGGTTTTGGCAGTCAGGTCCTGCCGAATACCAACTGATCGATGCACTGGAAAATCAAGGAAGTGATAAACCATTCCTGGTAAAAAACAATGTCATTTATGGGATCAGTGATGAACTCCAATTGTGGTCATATGATCTGAATGAAAATGTATTTAAGCTCCTGGGAAAAACACTTGATGACTATGATTATTTAACTGACATTAACCAGACAGATATATTATTGACCGTTATGATCACCGGCAAAAAGGAAGTGGCGGAATTAATCTTAAGCGAATAG
- the cutA gene encoding divalent-cation tolerance protein CutA: protein MYLLVLCTCPDNSIAELIGRALVEDKLAACVNIMPGITSVYRWQGNVEFGAEVQLLIKTASDKYPLLEEKINSLHPYETPEIIALNIQQGDKHYLNWITESLKENS, encoded by the coding sequence ATGTATCTATTAGTGTTATGTACTTGCCCGGATAACAGCATTGCCGAACTTATCGGCCGTGCCCTGGTTGAAGATAAACTGGCTGCCTGTGTTAATATCATGCCGGGTATCACTTCCGTTTATCGCTGGCAAGGTAATGTAGAGTTTGGTGCAGAAGTGCAGCTATTGATCAAAACAGCCTCGGATAAATATCCTTTGCTGGAAGAGAAAATCAACAGTTTGCACCCCTACGAAACTCCGGAAATTATCGCCTTGAACATCCAGCAAGGTGATAAACATTATTTAAACTGGATCACTGAGTCATTAAAAGAAAATTCATGA
- a CDS encoding GGDEF domain-containing protein — protein MKTILNILDECTSSFVISVCTLTVVFILLIAIYFNNISIFEPLFLLPIVVLSWYGGRTAGLTLAALVVTFTFLINALSIEPLPLSLKSVIYISLRFIVYSVLAVLIINFRDAHNEESAMASTDNLTGILNSRGFSIELANEILRSIRYKHIFSLSYIDIDNFKEINDSIGHQEGDKLLIAVSKCLVSSLRKTDIVARLGGDEFAVIFPETGQPEVKRAFASASKTLEYQMLKKGWNVSFSVGIVTFEMLPMDIKEAIKIADDLMYTVKKNKKNDVAFQVWQGKSHNGQ, from the coding sequence ATGAAAACTATTCTGAATATACTCGATGAATGCACAAGTAGCTTCGTTATCTCTGTATGTACTCTGACTGTAGTTTTTATTCTACTGATAGCTATTTATTTCAATAATATCAGTATATTTGAGCCATTGTTTTTACTTCCTATTGTGGTACTCAGCTGGTATGGGGGTCGAACGGCTGGACTGACATTAGCGGCTTTAGTTGTTACTTTTACCTTCCTTATCAATGCCCTTAGCATAGAGCCTTTGCCCCTTTCCCTTAAATCCGTTATTTATATAAGCTTACGCTTTATTGTTTATTCTGTACTGGCCGTTTTGATTATAAATTTCAGGGATGCCCATAATGAAGAATCTGCTATGGCCAGTACAGACAATCTTACAGGTATATTGAATTCAAGAGGTTTTTCTATTGAGTTGGCAAACGAAATTCTCAGGTCAATTAGATATAAGCATATTTTTTCTTTGTCATACATAGATATAGACAATTTTAAAGAGATTAATGATTCCATTGGCCATCAGGAAGGGGACAAATTACTTATTGCAGTATCAAAATGTTTAGTATCCAGCCTGCGAAAGACAGATATTGTTGCAAGACTAGGTGGTGATGAGTTTGCTGTTATATTCCCCGAAACAGGACAGCCAGAAGTGAAAAGAGCCTTTGCCAGTGCTAGTAAAACACTTGAATATCAAATGCTAAAGAAAGGTTGGAACGTTAGCTTTAGCGTTGGCATAGTAACATTTGAAATGTTACCGATGGATATAAAAGAAGCAATAAAAATTGCGGACGATCTGATGTATACCGTTAAAAAAAATAAAAAAAATGATGTCGCATTTCAGGTTTGGCAAGGAAAAAGTCATAATGGCCAATAA
- a CDS encoding serine hydrolase domain-containing protein, giving the protein MIINLKFSSLLAVVLLSSFSSFTTASAKENNGLAPEASAKEAKLSFRDITLLEKAFIDTAPAARNDAIPVGELGVDAGKKASIVKLAEEIGDGKHGRYDSLLISHKDKLLFESYYRRGRINLAHPQASAVKAVTSLALGRAIQLGYLTMADLDKPLVSFLKNLDPTKLVEGAEKITLHKALTMHGGLSVSNEKWEELQKNPAPLKGQGLVQTLLEHSGPITSESQTYLYGNHNPMLVMTVIDAVVPGTARDFIKNEILDKLGITNYSWQTHVSGLPQAGWMVSITPRDMLKWGSVVLNKGKWNGKQFIPADYLAKATSGLVKPTEDWMPDSYRYGYFWYQTSIAVGDKNYNATFAWGGGGQRIIVVDKLDLTIAITGHDGDDQIMAQVSKTILPAFVKL; this is encoded by the coding sequence ATGATCATCAATTTAAAATTTAGCAGCTTGCTCGCTGTCGTTTTATTAAGCAGTTTCAGCAGCTTTACCACGGCAAGTGCCAAAGAAAATAATGGCCTCGCACCCGAGGCCTCAGCCAAAGAGGCCAAACTCTCATTCAGGGATATTACCCTACTGGAGAAAGCTTTTATCGACACGGCACCCGCGGCCAGAAACGACGCTATTCCCGTGGGCGAATTAGGCGTAGATGCTGGAAAAAAGGCCAGTATTGTCAAGCTGGCTGAGGAGATCGGCGATGGCAAGCACGGCCGCTACGATAGCCTGCTTATCTCCCACAAAGACAAGCTCCTGTTTGAAAGTTACTACCGGCGCGGTCGCATCAATCTGGCTCACCCACAAGCCTCAGCCGTTAAAGCCGTCACCAGCCTGGCACTGGGCCGCGCGATCCAGCTGGGCTATCTGACCATGGCCGACCTTGATAAGCCGTTGGTGAGTTTTCTGAAAAACCTGGACCCGACAAAACTTGTTGAGGGCGCAGAAAAAATCACACTGCATAAGGCATTGACTATGCACGGGGGGCTTAGCGTCAGTAATGAGAAATGGGAAGAACTTCAGAAAAACCCCGCCCCGTTAAAGGGCCAGGGCCTGGTGCAGACCCTGCTTGAACATAGTGGTCCCATTACCTCAGAATCTCAGACCTATTTATACGGCAACCATAATCCAATGCTGGTGATGACGGTCATCGACGCCGTCGTGCCAGGCACCGCCAGGGATTTCATCAAAAATGAAATTCTCGATAAATTGGGCATCACCAATTATAGCTGGCAGACTCACGTTAGTGGCCTGCCACAAGCGGGTTGGATGGTGAGCATAACACCTCGTGATATGCTCAAGTGGGGCAGCGTGGTGCTAAACAAAGGCAAGTGGAACGGCAAACAGTTCATTCCGGCAGATTATCTCGCCAAGGCCACCAGCGGGCTTGTTAAGCCTACTGAAGACTGGATGCCTGATAGCTACCGCTACGGTTATTTTTGGTATCAAACGTCTATCGCAGTCGGTGATAAAAATTATAATGCCACTTTTGCCTGGGGCGGCGGCGGACAACGCATCATTGTAGTTGATAAACTTGACCTGACCATAGCAATCACCGGCCATGATGGGGACGATCAAATCATGGCGCAGGTATCAAAAACAATCCTACCTGCGTTTGTCAAACTTTAA
- a CDS encoding FxsA family protein: MFRILFLLFIAVPIIEIMVLMQVGAFLGAWPTIAIVILTAWFGAKKVRQQGLATLSSVQTKMAQGQMPSDEIVAGVLLLVSGVLLLTPGFVTDFFGLALLVPQFRQALIKAVQQKIVVSQVARGGFSHQSQHFSQSQGFSQTHEQAPGQDFIEKSRGQSGHTLEGDFERKD; the protein is encoded by the coding sequence ATGTTTCGGATCTTATTTTTATTATTTATTGCCGTACCTATCATAGAGATCATGGTGTTAATGCAGGTAGGAGCCTTTTTAGGCGCCTGGCCGACCATAGCTATTGTTATTCTGACCGCCTGGTTCGGGGCGAAAAAAGTACGCCAGCAAGGGCTGGCAACTTTAAGTTCGGTGCAAACGAAAATGGCCCAGGGGCAAATGCCGTCGGATGAAATTGTGGCCGGTGTGTTATTGCTGGTGTCCGGGGTATTACTGTTGACTCCCGGTTTTGTTACCGACTTTTTCGGCCTGGCTTTGCTGGTGCCTCAGTTCAGACAGGCGCTGATTAAAGCGGTCCAGCAAAAAATTGTTGTCAGCCAGGTGGCCCGGGGGGGCTTTAGCCACCAAAGCCAGCATTTCTCGCAAAGCCAGGGGTTCTCGCAAACTCATGAGCAGGCTCCTGGCCAGGATTTCATCGAAAAATCAAGAGGGCAGAGTGGCCATACCCTGGAAGGGGATTTTGAGCGTAAAGATTAA